The Candidatus Pelagibacter sp. IMCC9063 genome has a window encoding:
- a CDS encoding DALR anticodon-binding domain-containing protein → MQKNLYLSKNVNITNKSLADDLVEFFNDRFKSLLKEKDISFNVVDSVLNNNRSDDFYNLFLKIITIAKCIKQPEGINSIAAYKRAKNILEQNEDIIKGNIFGTPDIVLFNSEIEETLFAKINEVKEYFTTPSRLRDSKKTIQMLSEVKVITDQFFEEVKVNDENEEVKKNRLELLLLMCKTFDNFTDFSKFEGI, encoded by the coding sequence ATGCAAAAAAATTTATATTTATCTAAGAACGTAAATATTACTAACAAGAGTTTAGCAGATGATCTGGTAGAATTTTTTAATGATCGATTTAAGAGTTTGCTAAAAGAGAAAGATATTAGCTTCAATGTTGTAGATTCAGTATTAAACAATAACCGAAGCGATGATTTTTATAATTTGTTTTTAAAAATTATTACCATTGCAAAATGCATCAAACAACCTGAGGGAATTAATTCTATCGCAGCTTATAAGCGTGCTAAAAATATTTTAGAACAAAATGAAGATATTATAAAAGGAAATATTTTTGGAACCCCAGATATCGTGTTGTTTAATTCTGAAATTGAAGAAACATTGTTTGCTAAAATTAATGAGGTTAAAGAATACTTTACAACCCCAAGTAGACTTCGCGATTCTAAAAAAACTATCCAGATGTTGTCTGAAGTTAAAGTAATAACAGATCAATTTTTTGAAGAAGTGAAGGTTAATGATGAGAATGAAGAAGTGAAAAAAAATAGACTAGAATTATTACTTTTGATGTGTAAAACCTTTGATAATTTTACAGACTTTTCAAAATTTGAAGGAATTTAA
- the nadC gene encoding carboxylating nicotinate-nucleotide diphosphorylase, which yields MNNLNKIISDALREDVPSKDITTQLTVANKEKVHAKIISKEHGILCGLEIAKAVFLSVDPSLRIKRKFKDGNIIRNNQSILEIYGKKNSILTAERTALNFLGLTTGIATKTNHVSKKIKKFKSKVCCTRKTIPNLRNLQKYAVLIGGGTNNRMNLSDEIFVKDNHLANTKNIALLLQNVIKKNKSKKIITVEVDTLAQLKGIKHLKINRILFDNMQPSQIKKGIQLLPKNIQTEASGNINEKNIVSYAKTGVSRISMGSLTHTISNFDFSLEIKK from the coding sequence TTGAATAATCTTAATAAAATTATTTCTGATGCTTTGAGAGAAGATGTTCCCTCAAAGGATATCACTACTCAGTTAACTGTTGCTAATAAAGAAAAAGTGCATGCAAAGATTATTTCTAAGGAACACGGTATTTTGTGTGGGCTAGAAATTGCTAAAGCAGTTTTCTTATCTGTAGATCCTTCTTTAAGGATCAAAAGAAAATTTAAAGATGGAAATATAATTAGAAACAATCAATCCATTTTAGAAATCTATGGAAAAAAAAACTCTATTCTAACAGCCGAACGAACTGCTCTAAATTTTTTGGGTTTAACAACGGGGATAGCTACTAAAACTAATCATGTATCTAAAAAAATTAAAAAGTTTAAAAGCAAAGTTTGTTGCACTAGAAAAACTATTCCTAATCTCAGAAACCTACAGAAATATGCTGTATTAATAGGGGGTGGCACTAATAATCGAATGAATTTAAGTGATGAAATATTTGTTAAAGATAACCATCTAGCAAATACAAAAAATATTGCATTACTTCTTCAGAATGTAATTAAGAAAAATAAATCTAAAAAAATTATTACTGTAGAGGTGGATACGCTTGCTCAATTAAAAGGGATTAAACATTTAAAAATAAACCGAATTCTTTTTGATAATATGCAACCATCTCAAATCAAAAAAGGTATTCAGTTGCTTCCTAAAAATATTCAAACAGAAGCGTCTGGAAATATTAACGAAAAAAATATTGTTAGCTATGCCAAAACTGGTGTGAGCCGTATTTCCATGGGCTCTCTGACCCACACAATATCTAATTTTGATTTCTCTTTAGAAATTAAAAAGTAA
- the nadA gene encoding quinolinate synthase NadA, with protein MSTQQLTFTDEVQHETSSIYNKIKDSIPDIEWPFLAPYIYEINKLKKETNSVILAHNYQTPQIFYGVADIVGDSLALAVEASKVKEDNIIMCGVHFMAETAKIMSPDKHVYLPSLKAGCSLAASITGQDVIELKKKHPGVPVVTYVNTSADVKAETDVCCTSANAVKVVESLGVDKVLFLPDEYLAKYVATKTNVEIISWHGKCEVHEKFSEAEIKELRKNYPGLMIIAHPECPPDVIAASDFAGSTSHMVNYVKDKKPKDVFLVTECSMSDNIEIENPDVNFIKPCNLCPHMKSITLSNILDCLQNKKNEILIDSNTLERARGSIEKMVAIGRQD; from the coding sequence ATGAGCACACAACAACTTACTTTTACAGATGAGGTACAACATGAAACTTCTTCTATTTATAATAAGATTAAAGACTCAATACCGGATATTGAATGGCCTTTTCTTGCGCCTTATATTTACGAAATTAACAAACTAAAAAAAGAAACTAATTCAGTTATATTAGCTCACAACTATCAAACGCCTCAGATTTTTTATGGTGTGGCAGATATTGTGGGAGATTCTTTGGCTTTAGCTGTAGAAGCGTCAAAAGTAAAAGAAGACAATATAATAATGTGTGGTGTGCACTTTATGGCAGAAACTGCCAAAATCATGTCTCCTGATAAACATGTGTACCTTCCTAGTTTAAAAGCTGGATGTTCTTTGGCAGCATCTATTACTGGCCAAGATGTCATTGAACTTAAGAAAAAACACCCCGGAGTTCCCGTGGTAACTTATGTGAATACGTCTGCTGATGTTAAGGCTGAAACCGATGTTTGTTGCACATCAGCCAATGCAGTTAAGGTAGTAGAGTCTCTTGGCGTTGATAAAGTTTTGTTTTTACCAGATGAATATTTGGCAAAATATGTTGCTACCAAAACCAATGTTGAAATTATTTCCTGGCATGGAAAATGTGAAGTTCATGAAAAATTTAGCGAAGCAGAGATAAAAGAATTAAGAAAAAACTATCCGGGTCTTATGATTATTGCTCACCCAGAATGTCCTCCAGATGTTATTGCTGCCTCTGATTTTGCAGGGTCCACATCTCATATGGTCAATTATGTTAAAGACAAAAAACCTAAGGATGTTTTTTTAGTTACAGAATGTTCTATGAGTGACAATATTGAAATTGAAAATCCAGATGTAAATTTTATTAAGCCTTGCAATCTTTGTCCTCACATGAAGTCTATTACATTATCGAATATATTAGACTGCTTACAAAATAAAAAAAATGAAATTTTAATTGATAGCAACACCTTAGAGCGAGCTAGAGGTTCTATTGAAAAAATGGTTGCTATTGGAAGACAAGATTAA
- the ppdK gene encoding pyruvate, phosphate dikinase — MPKKIKKKALKNAKVKKAKASKSKKTSSKFKWVYNFEDTPRLNTQSLKNLLGGKGANLSEMIRIKLPVPPGFTITTEACNEYYNLNKKYPAALVKQVKDSIKKVEKKIKKSFGNASNPLLVSVRSGARVSMPGMMDTVLNLGLNDKTVIGLAKKTNNEAFAYDSYRRFIQMYSNVVLGVNHHNFEDLIENYKLTKGVLLDTELTAEDWKSLIGSFREQIIKETGKDFPQDVHQQLWGAIGAVFQSWKNHRANVYRKLNNIPEEWGTAVNVQSMVFGNMGQDCATGVAFTRNPSTGENSFYGEYLINAQGEDVVAGIRTPQNITKKARLEAGSKELSMQESMPKAFNELVTIYKKLEKHYRDMQDIEFTVENKKLWMLQTRSGKRTAKASIKIAVDMVKEKLINKDEAVLRIDPKILDTLLHPTLDPNATKNIVAKGLPASPGAATGKVTFTADDAEQLKAQGQKSILVRLETSPEDIHGMHAAEGILTCRGGMTSHAAVVARGMGRPCVSGAGTIQIDYESKLFKVGSHEVKEGDIVTLDGSTGEVMLGEVNTIKPDISGDFSTLMAWADKVRSLKIRTNAETPLDTKVARDFGAEGIGLCRTEHMFFDDERILYVRQMILSKNVEDRNEALKKILPFQKKDFIEIFKTMSGLPVTVRLLDPPLHEFLPKSEKEISGVASSLNITEREIKNRINDLHEENPMLGHRGCRLAISYPEIYEMQCEAIFEALMECQKAKVKAIIPEIMIPLICTAKELEILRALVDRVAKIVEKKYSIKLSYLVGTMIELPRAALNAFEISKQADFFSFGTNDLTQTTLGISRDDSGKFLDDYVNNNIFKIDPFISIDVDGVGQLVKIACENGKKNNSKIKLGICGEHGGDPDSIDFCHNAGLHYVSCSPYRVPIARLAAAQAKIRSKR; from the coding sequence ATGCCAAAGAAGATTAAAAAAAAAGCTTTAAAAAATGCCAAGGTAAAAAAAGCCAAGGCGTCTAAAAGCAAAAAAACTTCATCTAAATTTAAGTGGGTATATAATTTTGAGGATACTCCTCGATTAAACACACAATCTCTAAAGAATTTATTAGGTGGCAAAGGTGCCAACTTGTCAGAAATGATAAGAATAAAATTACCAGTTCCTCCAGGATTTACAATTACGACAGAAGCCTGCAATGAATATTACAACTTAAATAAAAAATATCCTGCCGCTTTAGTTAAGCAAGTAAAAGACTCAATAAAAAAAGTTGAAAAAAAAATAAAAAAATCATTTGGCAATGCATCTAACCCTCTTCTAGTTTCTGTAAGATCAGGTGCGAGAGTTTCTATGCCAGGTATGATGGATACGGTTTTGAACTTAGGATTAAATGACAAGACCGTTATTGGATTGGCAAAAAAAACAAACAACGAAGCATTTGCTTACGATAGCTACCGTAGATTTATTCAGATGTATAGCAACGTTGTGCTTGGTGTGAACCATCACAATTTTGAAGACTTAATTGAAAATTACAAATTAACCAAAGGAGTTCTTTTAGATACAGAACTTACAGCCGAAGACTGGAAATCTTTAATTGGATCTTTCCGCGAACAAATTATTAAAGAAACCGGAAAAGATTTTCCTCAAGATGTGCATCAACAATTATGGGGCGCTATTGGAGCAGTGTTTCAATCATGGAAAAATCATAGAGCCAACGTATATAGAAAATTAAATAATATTCCGGAAGAGTGGGGAACTGCAGTTAATGTTCAATCTATGGTATTTGGAAATATGGGACAAGATTGTGCTACCGGTGTTGCTTTTACTCGAAATCCTTCTACGGGAGAAAATAGTTTTTATGGTGAGTATTTAATTAATGCGCAAGGAGAAGATGTAGTAGCAGGAATTAGAACTCCACAAAATATTACCAAGAAAGCAAGATTAGAAGCAGGATCGAAAGAACTTTCTATGCAAGAATCTATGCCGAAAGCATTCAATGAACTAGTTACCATTTATAAAAAATTAGAAAAGCACTACCGAGATATGCAAGACATAGAATTTACGGTGGAAAATAAAAAATTATGGATGCTACAGACTAGGTCTGGGAAAAGAACAGCGAAAGCAAGTATTAAAATTGCTGTGGACATGGTTAAAGAAAAATTAATTAATAAAGATGAGGCTGTCTTAAGAATTGATCCAAAAATTCTTGATACTTTATTGCATCCAACTTTAGATCCTAACGCAACTAAGAATATTGTTGCAAAAGGATTACCTGCATCACCTGGTGCTGCTACAGGAAAAGTAACTTTTACAGCAGATGATGCTGAACAATTAAAAGCACAGGGGCAAAAATCAATTTTAGTTAGATTAGAAACTTCACCGGAAGATATCCATGGAATGCATGCTGCAGAAGGAATTTTAACTTGCAGAGGTGGAATGACGAGTCATGCCGCGGTAGTTGCAAGAGGAATGGGAAGACCTTGTGTATCAGGAGCTGGAACAATTCAAATTGATTATGAAAGCAAACTTTTTAAAGTTGGCTCTCACGAAGTAAAAGAAGGAGATATTGTAACGCTTGATGGCTCTACAGGAGAAGTTATGCTTGGAGAGGTAAACACCATTAAGCCTGATATTTCTGGGGATTTTTCCACCCTTATGGCATGGGCAGACAAAGTTAGATCTCTTAAAATTAGAACCAATGCAGAAACTCCTTTGGATACTAAAGTAGCAAGGGATTTTGGAGCAGAGGGTATTGGTCTTTGTAGAACAGAACATATGTTCTTTGATGATGAGAGAATTTTATATGTAAGGCAGATGATTTTGTCTAAAAATGTAGAAGATCGAAATGAAGCCTTAAAAAAGATTCTGCCGTTCCAGAAAAAAGATTTTATAGAGATATTTAAAACAATGAGTGGACTACCTGTGACAGTTCGTTTGTTAGACCCACCTTTACATGAATTTTTACCTAAAAGTGAAAAAGAAATTTCTGGAGTAGCTAGCAGTTTAAATATCACTGAGCGTGAAATCAAAAATAGAATAAATGATTTGCATGAAGAAAACCCTATGTTGGGACATCGTGGTTGTAGATTAGCAATTTCATATCCAGAAATTTATGAGATGCAGTGTGAGGCTATTTTCGAAGCATTAATGGAGTGTCAGAAAGCAAAAGTAAAAGCAATCATTCCTGAAATTATGATCCCTTTAATTTGCACTGCCAAAGAGTTGGAAATTTTAAGAGCTTTAGTAGATAGGGTTGCCAAAATTGTTGAGAAAAAATATTCCATTAAATTAAGTTACTTAGTTGGTACGATGATTGAATTACCAAGAGCAGCTTTAAATGCATTTGAAATTTCTAAACAAGCTGACTTTTTTAGTTTTGGAACAAATGATTTAACTCAAACTACACTAGGAATAAGCAGAGATGACTCTGGAAAATTTTTAGATGATTATGTAAATAATAATATTTTCAAAATTGATCCATTCATTAGTATTGATGTCGATGGTGTAGGGCAGTTAGTTAAGATTGCTTGTGAGAATGGAAAAAAGAATAATTCTAAAATTAAGCTCGGTATATGTGGAGAACATGGTGGCGACCCGGACTCCATTGATTTTTGTCATAATGCAGGATTGCACTACGTATCTTGTTCCCCTTATAGAGTACCTATTGCTAGATTGGCAGCAGCCCAAGCAAAAATAAGATCGAAAAGATAA